The following are from one region of the Arachis duranensis cultivar V14167 chromosome 10, aradu.V14167.gnm2.J7QH, whole genome shotgun sequence genome:
- the LOC107469393 gene encoding LOB domain-containing protein 12-like, translated as MGSGNSPCASCKLLRRRCAKDCIFAPYFPSDDPQKFAIVHKVFGASNVSKMLQELPIHQRADAVSSLVYEANARVRDPVYGCVGAISYLQNQVSELQMQLAVAQAEILCIQMQHEPSVAAAIPNPQQIMEFQEQNNNNNELTHHHHHHHQYLNFAAASSSNVIHDSLSRETFFGHDMVS; from the exons atggGAAGTGGAAACTCGCCATGTGCTTCATGCAAGCTTCTTAGACGGAGGTGTGCCAAGGATTGCATCTTCGCACCTTATTTCCCTTCCGATGACCCTCAAAAGTTCGCCATTGTTCACAAGGTCTTTGGTGCTAGCAACGTTAGCAAAATGTTACAG GAGCTTCCGATTCATCAAAGAGCAGATGCAGTGAGTAGCTTGGTATACGAAGCGAACGCAAGGGTTCGTGACCCGGTGTATGGATGCGTGGGAGCCATATCATACCTTCAGAACCAAGTCTCAGAGCTTCAAATGCAGCTTGCTGTTGCGCAGGCAGAGATACTCTGCATCCAGATGCAGCATGAACCCTCTGTAGCCGCAGCAATACCCAATCCACAACAAATAATGGAGTTTCAAGAAcagaacaataataataatgaactcactcaccatcaccatcaccatcatcagTACCTTAACTTTGCAGCAGCTTCTTCTAGCAATGTAATCCATGATTCTCTCTCTAGAGAGACTTTCTTTGGACATGACATGGTTTCTTAA